The DNA region CAAAGGGTCGCTCAGGCCACGGCGCTCCAGAAACCCGCCACGCCGCGCGGGCGGCCTGTGTGGTGACGGGATCGGCGAGCACGGCGCAGTGCGGCCGGACGGGCCATTATCGACGTGAATCGGAGATATTTCAACGTAGCGGCAAGATGCGCTCGCCCACATAAAAATGACTTTTTTATTGGTATGAGATGTTTTTTCCGCGCCTCGTGCGTCTATGATGGAGACAGATGTGCTGGGAAGCGAAAGCGCGCGGCGAGGCGGTTCGGCATGATTCGTGCGGGAGGCGGTGGGGCGGCGCAGTCGTCGAATCACCGTGAATCCGGCCTTGTCGTATGCTATAAAAGATCGACGTGCGGCGCGCGAAGCCGGGAGTGGTCGCATGAGGACGCTGCGTTTCTTGCAATTCTTTTTCAGGCGAATTTTTATGTCCTTCCCGAAAAAGCGTAGACGCGCGAAGGTGGACGGCGACGAGTCGTTCCTCGCGGTACTACGGCATTTCAAGCCGTTCGGTCAGCTCGACACCAAGATTGCGCGCGCTCGTGCGCAAGACGAGCCGGTCCTTTATGCGCATGTGCTGCCGGGGCTCGACGTCCTCCTGTGCAGTGTGCGTGGAGCGCAACCGCCCTATCCGGCACCCGCCGAGTTGCGGCGCCGCTGCATCGAATCCATTACCAACGCACTGGAGCAACCGCTCGACGGGCTCGAGAACGGCGGCTACTGGTACGAGGCGGATGGCTTCGGTTTCCTCGTGTTCGCCAGCCGGGCTCGCGGCAAGATCCTCGCGGAATTCGGCGCCACTCGCATTGGCAGCGCCCGTCGCGGAGTTCGTCGCCAGGACGCGGCCGGAGATGCGGCTCCGCGGTCCCTGCGGTAGCCTCCCCAGTTAGTCTTCGGTGGTAGCACTCACGTTCGCAACGCCAGCGCCTGATCGCGGCATCGGTCGGGTGGCGTTGTGTTCTGTCGTTGCGTCCCTTCGTGGTCTCTGAACGATCTCAGTCGTGTACGCGCGCGTCGCGCCAACCGCCCTCATTTCATCGCGATCTCATCGATGCGGCCGCGCGCAGGCGGCACGCTGATCAGCCACAGGAAAATCAGGGAAAGGCCGCCGCCGAAGCTCCAGCTGAACCAGTCCGCAGGCAGAACGAAAGACATCAGCTCCCCTTGTATGCCGCCGCGCTAGCCGGCGACATAGTCGCCGGCTTCTTGTCCGAACCCGCCGCAGGCGACGATGCGCCGCCCGAAGACTTGTTGACCGGTGCGCCATCCAGCGAAATAGCCGCTTTGGGTTGTTGCTTCACGCCCGGCGGCGGTGCTGTCGGCGCCTGCCGCACTTGCGCGAGCAACTGGTTGCAAGGCAGAGGCTTGTTGTTGCTCGGCGCGAGCAGCGGGATCAGCGCCGCGAACGGATTGATCAAGCCGAGGCCGACTGCCGCGCCGCCGCGCAACGCCAGCGCGGCCGCGTTCACGCCCACGTGCGGATCCTTGAAGGTGCCCTTCACATAGAGCGGCGAGCGCAACGAGAACACCCGGAAGCCCTTGGTGTGCGGATGCACGCCCAGGTCCATCGACTCGTCGCGCAGATTCACCTTGCCGTCGATATCGATCACCGCGTCGTCGGTATCGAGCGCGAAGATTCGCGAATCGAGCACACCGTTGGTCGCGACAAAGTCGGCCGCCGCGCAGTTGATCTTCACATCACGATTGCCGAACAGTTTTTCGTAGACGACGTTCGCCACGTTCAATCCCGCCGCTTCCATCAGCAGGCGGCTTATCGTGCCGTCGGTCACCAGCGCCTTCACCTCGCCGTTCGAGGTGGCCGCCAGCGCCGCCGGCGAATTGCCCGTCGCGGTCAGTGCGGCGTCGCCGTTGATTTCACCGAGTGCGTTCTGCATCGTCTTGAAGTTCGGGAACAGCTGCTTGAGTTTCAGATGCCGCGCCGAAGTCGCGAAACGGCCCTTGAGCGGCGTGCCGCTGCCGTCGAGATGAATGTCCGAGGCCAGCGTGCCGCCGGCCACGCCGAACTTCAACGGCTCGAGCGAAAGCACGCCGTCGGTCATCACGATGTGCGTGTACAGGTCCGTGATCGGCAGGTTCACGTCCTTGACGATGCGCCGGCCTGTGAACTTCACGTCGGCGTCGATGGCCTTCCAGCGGTCGGTGCGGAATTCCTCGACGGGCAGCGCCTTGTTGGACGGCTGCGCTGTCGCGTCGCCGCGCCTGGCCTTGCTTGCATTCGAATCGGCACCGATCACCGGCGCCAGATCCGAAAATTGCAGCAGATGCGAGATCAGTTCGCCCTGCAGGAGCGGACGCGGTTCACGCGCCGTATAGGTCAACGAGCCGTTGAGATCGCTGCCGCCGACCCGGCCTGTAAAATTTTCATACTTGAACACGCTGCCGCTGGACTTGAACTGACCCACGAAGCGGCCTTCGGTCGCATAAGGCGGCGTGTCGGGCAAGGTCACGCCCGTCAGCGAGTAGAGGCGCGCCATGCTGTTGCCTTGCAGCCAGAGGCGCAGATCGACCGCCGCGAGATGCGCCGGGTCGGTGATCGTGCCGACGAGCCCGACATGCAGATCGCCCGCCTTGACATCGGCCTGCACGGGGAACGGACGGTTTGCGTCCTGCAACGCCAGCACGCCGCCGACCTTACCGCTGCCCGACACCGGTGTCTTGTTGTAAGTCCCTTTCACGGTCCAGCCGATGGCGTACGGCGGAATCTCCCGTTTCGCCGCGGCTTGAGCCTGCGCACCGCTTGCACCGCTCGCGTCCGAAGCCGATGACACGTCCGCGCCGCTCGCGCCCGCGGCGAGCGCCGCGCTAGCGCCTTTCGAACCGCCCGTCACCAGCGCACCCGAGGCGCCCGTGGCCGCCGTCGTACCCGAGGCCGCGATATCCGTAGTGGATGCGCCCGAGGCGGCTGCCGCGGATGCCGCCGCGGCCTCCGACGCCGCCTGTGCATTCGCCTGCGCGGTCAGCTTGTTCGCGCCAGCCTTGCCGATCGCCTCCGCCGACGCGCTGCGCGACGCGCTCTCCTGCTGCTTCATGGCTTCACCGATCGGAATCGGCTGGCCGAGCGTATCGACGACCATCTGCAAGTCGACTTTCTTCTGCTGATCGGACAACGCGATGTTGCCCTTCGCAAAAGCGATATCGTGCAGATCGAGCTTCCATTCGGAAGGCCCGGAAGAAGACGCCAGTTTGAAAGTCCAGTTGTTGCGGCCATCGAGCAGACGTTCGAGATCCACCGAAGGATTCACGAGGTTGATTGCCGGAATGACGATATCGTGCGCGAGCAACGGCAGGACCTTGACCTGGAAGTCGATCTCGTCGAGCGTGGCGAATTGCGGCTGTTTGGTCCAGTCCGGATTGCCCACGGTGATATTGGCCGCCGAAAATCGCGGCCAGGGCACCCAGCCACGCCAGCCGGTCTCGCCCACCGAATGCCGCCAGCCCACTTTCAGATCGCCGTTGATGGCGAATGGCCTGCCGATCGCCTGCGTGACCTTGTCGTTGATATAGGGTCTTGCGCGGTTCCAGTCGAAGGTCAGGATGAAAATGGTCAACGCCACAATCAGAATGGCGATGATCGCCAACA from Paraburkholderia aromaticivorans includes:
- a CDS encoding AsmA family protein: MAVSSTIGRRIGKIIAWLLAIIAILIVALTIFILTFDWNRARPYINDKVTQAIGRPFAINGDLKVGWRHSVGETGWRGWVPWPRFSAANITVGNPDWTKQPQFATLDEIDFQVKVLPLLAHDIVIPAINLVNPSVDLERLLDGRNNWTFKLASSSGPSEWKLDLHDIAFAKGNIALSDQQKKVDLQMVVDTLGQPIPIGEAMKQQESASRSASAEAIGKAGANKLTAQANAQAASEAAAASAAAASGASTTDIAASGTTAATGASGALVTGGSKGASAALAAGASGADVSSASDASGASGAQAQAAAKREIPPYAIGWTVKGTYNKTPVSGSGKVGGVLALQDANRPFPVQADVKAGDLHVGLVGTITDPAHLAAVDLRLWLQGNSMARLYSLTGVTLPDTPPYATEGRFVGQFKSSGSVFKYENFTGRVGGSDLNGSLTYTAREPRPLLQGELISHLLQFSDLAPVIGADSNASKARRGDATAQPSNKALPVEEFRTDRWKAIDADVKFTGRRIVKDVNLPITDLYTHIVMTDGVLSLEPLKFGVAGGTLASDIHLDGSGTPLKGRFATSARHLKLKQLFPNFKTMQNALGEINGDAALTATGNSPAALAATSNGEVKALVTDGTISRLLMEAAGLNVANVVYEKLFGNRDVKINCAAADFVATNGVLDSRIFALDTDDAVIDIDGKVNLRDESMDLGVHPHTKGFRVFSLRSPLYVKGTFKDPHVGVNAAALALRGGAAVGLGLINPFAALIPLLAPSNNKPLPCNQLLAQVRQAPTAPPPGVKQQPKAAISLDGAPVNKSSGGASSPAAGSDKKPATMSPASAAAYKGS